Within Lolium rigidum isolate FL_2022 chromosome 5, APGP_CSIRO_Lrig_0.1, whole genome shotgun sequence, the genomic segment GGGGCGCGGCCGGCGAAGGCGAAGCTGGCGCCGGCGGAGGAGGCCTTCACGGCGCGCGAGCGCGACGCGGCCGAGCAGCTCATCCACCTCAGCGAGAGCAGCTCGTCCTCGGGTGCGCCGAGGACCGCCGGCCGCGCCCCCGAGGCTTCGCGCTCGTCCTCCTCGCCGCGCTCCGTGAATACCTCCTCGGTGCTGGCGCCCGTTCTCCCTGGCTGTCGCGCGGGCCCGGGAGAAGATGGGGAGCAGGAGGTGGCCGGGAGCAGGCGGAGGGTGAAGCGCTACCGCCTGATCGCCGAGATCTACGCTGCGACGGAGGAAATTGGAGGGCGCGGCAGCCGGAAGAACAAGATTGAATAGACGATCGAAGATGCCGAGAGAAGGAGAAGGACCCTTTTGTAATTGACGTAGTTGCTAGGGGGTAGCTCGTAGTTCGTGCTCGcaatcctcttcttcctctctcgcCGGAGAGGGGCTGCCATGCCATCGATCTCCCTTGTAAAAGCTTCATCTTTGCAATAAGACTTCTCGTTTTGCTTGCCTTTTGTTTTCAGTTCATCCATGGCCTCTGAATTTCTATCTGATTCAGCCGATCGCGCGCGCACAGTACAGTACAGTACTGCTGTAGTTCTATACTTCTAGTCTCGTGCTCTTTCTAGCTAGGTAGCCGTAGGCCCGATCTCGATCAACATGATCTCTGAGACAACGAACGCAGGCGATCGATCGCCATGAGGGTCGATCTGATCAGCTCCGGTTATGGACTCGGCCATTCCCGGCTGTCGCGCGGCGCGCGCATGCAATTTTTGCAGTTAACTATTCCCTGGCGCCGGCGAATGCGATTCGCCGATAGATGGATCAATATGAACCCGTGCTTGTTTGATTTGGGCAACGACGCTGATCCGGGACTGCAGTTCCCCGCATGCACCTGGTCATGGTGGCTGGTAATGCTTGCTGTGGCATGTAGATGAGCAGAAGTGGTGGCGGATAGGCGGACCGGCGCTCCAGTGACCCACTGGTCATCATAGTTTCTTTCTCCGGCACCCACCACTTTTCCATATTGATTCATAAGAGTCCAATTTATGAGAAGCTGCTGGAGCAGAAACAATAATGTTTGGGCGAATTGAATGTTCTAGAAGCTTCCACTTGCACATCCTGGGGGTAAAATTAATGACAAGCGAGCTTAATCAGCATTTGACCACTAAAGTGTAACTAATGTTCCAGAAGCTTTCACTTGCACGTCCTGGGAGTACTAGATAGTGTACCGCGATTCTTCAGATTGTTCAACTGATCAGATGGATGGAT encodes:
- the LOC124657488 gene encoding uncharacterized protein LOC124657488 — translated: MRTRHRGARPAKAKLAPAEEAFTARERDAAEQLIHLSESSSSSGAPRTAGRAPEASRSSSSPRSVNTSSVLAPVLPGCRAGPGEDGEQEVAGSRRRVKRYRLIAEIYAATEEIGGRGSRKNKIE